The following proteins are co-located in the Streptomyces bottropensis ATCC 25435 genome:
- a CDS encoding aldo/keto reductase: protein MRTRTLGRTGVRVTELAYGAAGIGNLFRPVSDEEAAAAVDAAWDAGIRTFDTAPHYGLGLSERRLGAALRERPRDTYTVSTKVGRLLVPAEGDGEADDLADGFAVPATLRRVWDFSADGVRRSLEASLDRLGLDRVDIVLLHDPDDHADQALDEAYPALEQLRAEGVVGAIGVGMNQTAVPARFLRETDIDVVLLAGRYTLLEQQGLAELLPEAAARGRSVLIGGVFNSGLLTHPAPGATYDYAPAPEPVLARALRLKEVTERHGVPLRAAALRFPLGHPAVAAVLTGARSPDEVRDTVEQSRLPVPAALWDELRAAGLIAPEAPVPAVAPVDEKEPS, encoded by the coding sequence GTGAGGACCAGGACCCTCGGCCGCACCGGAGTCCGGGTCACCGAGCTGGCGTACGGCGCCGCCGGCATCGGCAATCTCTTCCGCCCGGTGTCCGACGAGGAGGCCGCCGCCGCGGTCGACGCAGCCTGGGACGCCGGGATCCGCACCTTCGACACGGCCCCCCACTACGGCCTCGGCCTCTCCGAACGCCGACTGGGCGCCGCCCTGCGCGAGCGCCCCCGGGACACCTACACCGTCTCCACCAAGGTCGGACGTCTGCTGGTGCCCGCAGAAGGCGACGGCGAGGCCGACGACCTGGCCGACGGCTTCGCCGTCCCCGCGACCCTGCGCCGTGTCTGGGACTTCAGCGCCGACGGCGTCCGCCGCTCGCTCGAAGCCAGCCTGGACCGCCTGGGCCTGGACCGGGTCGACATCGTCCTCCTCCACGACCCCGACGACCACGCCGACCAGGCCCTCGACGAGGCCTACCCGGCCCTCGAACAGCTGCGCGCCGAAGGGGTCGTCGGAGCGATCGGCGTCGGCATGAACCAGACCGCCGTCCCGGCCCGCTTCCTGCGCGAGACCGACATCGACGTCGTCCTCCTCGCCGGCCGCTACACCCTCCTGGAACAGCAGGGCCTCGCCGAACTGCTCCCCGAGGCCGCCGCCCGCGGCCGGAGCGTCCTCATCGGCGGAGTCTTCAACTCCGGCCTGCTCACCCACCCCGCGCCGGGCGCCACCTACGACTACGCGCCCGCCCCGGAACCCGTCCTCGCACGAGCCCTGCGCCTGAAGGAGGTCACCGAACGCCACGGGGTGCCGCTGCGCGCCGCCGCCCTCCGCTTTCCCCTCGGCCACCCGGCCGTCGCCGCCGTCCTCACCGGCGCCCGCTCACCGGACGAGGTCCGCGACACCGTGGAGCAGTCCCGCCTGCCCGTACCGGCCGCCCTCTGGGACGAGCTGCGCGCGGCGGGCCTCATCGCCCCGGAAGCCCCCGTGCCCGCCGTGGCGCCTGTCGACGAGAAGGAGCCCTCGTGA
- a CDS encoding energy-coupling factor ABC transporter ATP-binding protein: protein MSRPVLVALRGASFAYEDGPTVLSELDFDVREGRALALLGRNGSGKTTLMRLLSGGLRPRTGELAVGGRPVTYDRKGLTRLRTTVQLVVQDPDDQLFAASVAQDVSFGPLNLGLPDAQVRVRVDEALGALGIAALADRPTHLLSYGQRKRTAIAGAVAMRPRVLILDEPTAGLDPDGQERLLATLDDLRRSGTTVVMATHDVDLALRWADDAALLTPSGARTGPVATMLARTDLLQQAGLRLPWGVAVAQLLREQGLLADEAARPRTPEELAALAQVRRP from the coding sequence ATGAGCAGGCCCGTGCTCGTCGCCCTGCGGGGCGCGTCGTTCGCGTACGAGGACGGTCCGACCGTGCTCAGCGAACTCGACTTCGACGTGCGCGAGGGGCGCGCGCTCGCCCTGCTGGGCCGCAACGGCAGCGGCAAGACGACGCTGATGCGGCTGCTCAGCGGCGGACTGCGGCCCCGTACGGGCGAACTGGCGGTCGGGGGACGGCCGGTGACGTACGACCGGAAGGGTCTGACCCGGCTGCGGACCACGGTCCAGCTGGTCGTCCAGGACCCGGACGACCAGCTGTTCGCGGCCTCCGTCGCCCAGGACGTGTCGTTCGGCCCGCTCAATCTCGGGCTGCCCGACGCGCAGGTGCGGGTTCGGGTCGACGAGGCGCTCGGCGCGCTCGGCATCGCCGCGCTCGCCGACCGGCCCACCCATCTGCTCTCCTACGGCCAGCGCAAGCGGACCGCCATCGCCGGCGCGGTCGCGATGCGGCCCCGGGTCCTGATCCTCGACGAGCCGACGGCCGGGCTCGACCCGGACGGACAGGAACGGCTCCTCGCCACCCTGGACGACCTGCGCCGGTCCGGCACCACCGTCGTGATGGCCACCCACGACGTCGACCTCGCCCTGCGCTGGGCCGACGACGCGGCCCTGCTCACCCCGTCCGGCGCGCGCACGGGCCCGGTGGCCACGATGCTCGCCCGCACCGACCTCCTCCAGCAGGCCGGACTACGCCTCCCCTGGGGTGTCGCGGTCGCTCAACTGCTGCGCGAGCAGGGCCTGTTGGCCGATGAGGCGGCCCGGCCGCGCACCCCCGAGGAGCTGGCGGCCCTGGCTCAGGTCCGCAGGCCGTAG
- the cbiQ gene encoding cobalt ECF transporter T component CbiQ, with product MLPIDAAAHSSRWRRRHPVDKAVLGLGLTLLAISLPPWPGAALVLLTALVVLLGPAGVPGRRLWRAYRVPLGFCVTGALPLLVQVGGPGGFVTLADGGPVRAGELLLRTSAASLGVLLFAFTTPMSDLLPRLVKAGVPAPVVDVALVTYRMSFLLLDSVRRIREAQAARLGHTTRAATWRSLAGLGATAFVRAFDRAARLQTGLAGRGYDGTLRVLVPEARVSVRFTAASVALLAAMVALTFVLERPLT from the coding sequence GTGCTGCCGATCGACGCGGCGGCGCACAGCAGTCGCTGGCGCCGCCGCCATCCCGTGGACAAGGCCGTGCTCGGGCTCGGCCTCACCCTGCTCGCGATCTCCCTGCCCCCCTGGCCCGGCGCCGCCCTGGTCCTGCTGACCGCGCTCGTCGTGCTGCTGGGCCCCGCGGGCGTGCCCGGCCGCCGGCTGTGGCGCGCCTACCGGGTGCCGCTGGGCTTCTGCGTGACCGGCGCGCTGCCCCTGCTCGTCCAGGTGGGCGGACCCGGCGGGTTCGTCACCCTGGCCGACGGCGGCCCGGTCCGCGCCGGTGAACTGCTGCTGCGCACCTCGGCCGCCTCCCTCGGTGTGCTGCTGTTCGCCTTCACCACACCCATGTCGGACCTGTTGCCGCGTCTGGTGAAGGCCGGGGTGCCCGCGCCGGTGGTGGACGTCGCCCTGGTCACGTACCGCATGAGCTTCCTCCTGCTGGACTCCGTGCGCCGGATCCGGGAGGCGCAGGCCGCCCGGCTGGGGCACACCACGCGGGCCGCGACCTGGCGTTCGCTCGCCGGTCTCGGCGCCACCGCGTTCGTCCGGGCCTTCGACCGGGCGGCGCGGCTACAGACCGGGCTCGCCGGGCGGGGGTACGACGGCACCCTTCGCGTGCTGGTGCCCGAGGCCCGGGTCTCCGTGCGCTTCACCGCGGCCAGCGTCGCGCTCCTCGCGGCCATGGTCGCCCTCACCTTCGTTCTGGAAAGGCCGCTGACTTGA
- a CDS encoding RNA-guided endonuclease InsQ/TnpB family protein, with the protein MTRQVKRAFKYRFHPTDEQVAELSRTFGCVRLVYNKALEDRTRAWYGEQRRISYVQSSAALTQWKKTEELAFLTEVSSVPLQQALRHLQTAFGHFFAKRAKYPRYKSRKKSRSSAEYTRSAFTWRDGQLTLAKMAEPLDIRWSRPLPQGAEPTTATVSRDAAGRWFVSLLVEDTITRAPATTAAVGLDAGITSLVTLSTGEKIANPRHERRDRARLARAQRELSRKAKGSNNRAKARVKVARVHARIADRRRDFLHKLSTRLVRENQTVVIEDLTVRNLLKNGRLARAISDAAWTDLRMMLEYKCAWYGRELVVIDRWFPSSKLCGTCGTVATKMPLNVREWTCDCGAVHDRDVNAARNILAAGLAASACGDGVRPQRESSRTGRSSVKQEAQRATAGIPRLQAGEEVKSAAFPERR; encoded by the coding sequence GTGACGCGGCAGGTCAAGCGGGCTTTCAAGTACCGCTTCCACCCCACGGACGAGCAGGTAGCCGAGCTGTCGCGCACGTTCGGCTGTGTTCGTCTCGTCTACAACAAGGCGCTGGAGGACCGCACCCGGGCCTGGTACGGCGAGCAGCGCCGGATCTCCTACGTGCAGTCGTCGGCCGCGCTGACGCAGTGGAAGAAGACCGAGGAACTCGCCTTCCTGACGGAGGTGTCCTCCGTCCCGCTCCAGCAGGCGCTGCGCCATCTCCAGACGGCGTTCGGGCACTTCTTCGCCAAGCGTGCCAAGTACCCCCGGTACAAGAGCCGGAAGAAGTCCCGGTCGTCGGCCGAGTACACCCGCAGCGCCTTCACGTGGCGCGACGGGCAGCTGACTCTGGCCAAGATGGCCGAGCCGCTGGACATCCGCTGGTCCCGTCCCCTCCCGCAGGGCGCAGAGCCGACCACGGCGACCGTGTCCCGTGATGCTGCGGGCCGCTGGTTCGTGTCCCTGCTCGTCGAGGACACCATCACTCGCGCGCCCGCCACGACCGCTGCCGTCGGCCTGGACGCCGGGATCACCTCTCTGGTGACTCTGTCCACCGGAGAGAAGATCGCCAATCCCCGGCACGAGCGCCGTGACCGCGCACGCCTCGCCCGCGCCCAGCGGGAGCTGTCGCGGAAGGCGAAGGGCTCCAACAACCGGGCCAAGGCCCGCGTGAAGGTCGCCCGGGTGCACGCGCGGATCGCCGACCGGCGCCGGGACTTCCTGCACAAGCTGTCGACTCGACTCGTCCGTGAGAACCAAACGGTCGTGATCGAGGACCTCACCGTCCGCAACCTGCTGAAGAACGGCAGGCTCGCGCGCGCCATCTCGGATGCGGCCTGGACGGACCTGCGCATGATGCTGGAGTACAAGTGCGCCTGGTACGGGCGCGAACTCGTCGTGATCGACCGCTGGTTCCCCAGCTCCAAGCTGTGCGGAACCTGCGGCACGGTCGCGACGAAGATGCCGCTGAACGTCCGCGAGTGGACGTGTGACTGCGGCGCGGTGCACGACCGCGACGTGAATGCGGCACGCAACATCCTGGCCGCCGGGCTGGCGGCGTCTGCCTGTGGAGACGGTGTAAGACCTCAACGGGAGTCCTCCCGGACGGGGCGGTCGTCGGTGAAGCAGGAAGCCCAGCGGGCGACCGCTGGAATCCCCCGCCTTCAGGCGGGGGAGGAAGTCAAGTCAGCGGCCTTTCCAGAACGAAGGTGA
- a CDS encoding L-fuconate dehydratase produces the protein MTATPARITAVDTYDIRFPTSRELDGSDAMNPDPDYSAAYVVLRTDAADGLEGHGFTFTIGRGNDVQVAAIGALRPHLVGRSVEELCADPGSVNRDLIGDSQLRWLGPEKGVMHMAIGAVVNAVWDLAAKRAGQPLWRLLAHAEPEWLVSQVDFRYIADALTPEEALDLLRRGRTGLADRESLLLERGYPGYTTSPGWLGYSDEKLTRLAKQAVADGFTQIKLKVGADLDDDVRRMRTARAAVGDGIRIAIDANQRWNIGEAVDWTRALAAYDPYWIEEPTSPDDILGHAAVRRGVAPVKVATGEHVQNRIVFKQLLQADALDVLQIDAARVGGVNENLAILLLAAKFGVPVCPHAGGVGLCELVQHLSMFDYLALSGTTDDRVIEYVDHLHEHFTAPVVMRDGHYVAPRTPGFSATMHPASLAEYRYPDGTFWAADLAGREDVA, from the coding sequence GTGACTGCAACCCCCGCCCGGATCACCGCGGTCGACACCTACGACATCCGGTTCCCCACCTCGCGGGAGCTGGACGGCTCCGACGCCATGAACCCGGACCCCGACTACTCCGCCGCCTACGTCGTGCTGCGCACCGACGCCGCGGACGGCCTCGAAGGCCACGGCTTCACCTTCACCATCGGCCGCGGCAACGACGTCCAGGTCGCCGCCATCGGCGCCCTGCGGCCCCACCTGGTGGGCCGCTCCGTCGAGGAGCTGTGCGCCGACCCCGGCTCGGTCAACCGCGACCTGATCGGCGACAGCCAGCTGCGCTGGCTCGGCCCCGAGAAGGGCGTGATGCACATGGCCATCGGCGCCGTCGTCAACGCCGTGTGGGACCTGGCCGCCAAGCGCGCCGGACAACCCCTGTGGCGGCTGCTCGCCCACGCCGAGCCCGAATGGCTGGTCTCCCAGGTCGACTTCCGCTACATCGCCGACGCCCTCACCCCCGAGGAGGCGCTGGACCTGCTGCGGCGGGGCCGTACGGGGCTCGCCGACCGCGAGAGCCTGCTGCTGGAGCGCGGCTACCCCGGCTACACCACCTCACCGGGCTGGCTCGGCTACTCCGACGAGAAGCTGACCCGGCTGGCCAAGCAGGCCGTCGCCGACGGCTTCACCCAGATCAAGCTGAAGGTCGGCGCCGACCTCGACGACGACGTCCGCCGGATGCGCACCGCCCGCGCCGCCGTCGGCGACGGCATCCGCATCGCCATCGACGCCAACCAGCGCTGGAACATCGGCGAGGCCGTCGACTGGACCCGGGCCCTCGCCGCGTACGACCCGTACTGGATCGAGGAACCCACCAGCCCCGACGACATCCTCGGCCACGCCGCCGTCCGCCGCGGTGTCGCCCCCGTGAAGGTCGCCACCGGCGAACACGTCCAGAACCGCATCGTCTTCAAGCAGCTCCTCCAGGCCGACGCCCTCGACGTCCTGCAGATCGACGCGGCCCGCGTCGGCGGCGTCAACGAGAACCTGGCGATCCTGCTGCTCGCCGCTAAGTTCGGGGTCCCGGTCTGCCCGCACGCCGGCGGCGTGGGCCTGTGCGAACTGGTCCAGCACCTGTCGATGTTCGACTACCTGGCCCTGTCCGGCACCACCGACGACCGGGTCATCGAGTACGTCGACCATCTCCACGAGCACTTCACGGCGCCCGTGGTGATGCGCGACGGCCACTACGTCGCCCCCCGGACCCCAGGATTCTCCGCCACCATGCACCCCGCCTCGCTCGCCGAATACCGTTACCCCGACGGCACGTTCTGGGCCGCCGACCTCGCTGGACGGGAGGACGTCGCATGA
- a CDS encoding amidohydrolase family protein produces MTPTRTDAPQTGIVDAHHHVWDLSVRDQDWITGPELAPLRRDFTLRDLEPEARAAGVTATVLVQTVTVPEETPEFLALAAGSDLVAGVVGWTDLTAPGVAAVLDGLREGPGGEHLVGIRHQVQGEPDPRWLLRPDVLRGLAAVADAGLVYDLLVKPHQLPAAVEAAARLPHLTFVLDHAAKPPVATGELEPWAGEIRRLAALPNTVCKLSGLVTEADWTTWSVAGLRPYADTVLDAFGPRRLMFGSDWPVCGLACDYREVLDTAEALLSGLGPAEHREVFAGTAVRVYGLRT; encoded by the coding sequence GTGACGCCGACCCGTACGGACGCCCCGCAGACCGGGATCGTCGACGCCCACCACCATGTCTGGGACCTCTCCGTCCGCGACCAGGACTGGATCACCGGCCCCGAACTCGCCCCGCTGCGCCGCGACTTCACCCTCCGCGACCTGGAACCGGAGGCCCGCGCCGCCGGGGTCACCGCCACGGTGCTGGTGCAGACGGTCACCGTGCCCGAGGAGACCCCCGAGTTCCTGGCGCTGGCCGCCGGCAGCGACCTGGTCGCGGGGGTCGTCGGCTGGACCGACCTCACCGCTCCCGGGGTCGCCGCCGTCCTCGACGGGCTGCGCGAAGGTCCCGGCGGCGAGCACCTGGTGGGCATCCGCCATCAGGTGCAGGGCGAACCCGACCCCCGCTGGCTGCTCCGCCCGGACGTGCTGCGGGGCCTGGCCGCCGTCGCCGACGCGGGACTCGTCTACGACCTTCTGGTCAAGCCCCATCAGCTGCCGGCCGCGGTGGAGGCGGCGGCCCGCCTCCCGCACCTCACCTTCGTCCTCGATCACGCGGCGAAGCCGCCCGTGGCCACCGGCGAACTGGAGCCGTGGGCGGGCGAGATCAGGCGGCTGGCCGCCCTCCCCAACACCGTCTGCAAGCTCTCCGGGCTGGTCACGGAGGCGGACTGGACGACCTGGTCCGTGGCCGGACTCCGCCCGTACGCCGACACCGTGCTCGACGCCTTCGGCCCCCGCCGGCTGATGTTCGGCTCCGACTGGCCCGTCTGCGGGCTCGCCTGCGACTACCGCGAAGTCCTCGACACGGCCGAGGCGTTGCTGTCCGGCCTCGGCCCGGCAGAACACCGGGAGGTCTTCGCGGGCACCGCCGTCCGCGTCTACGGCCTGCGGACCTGA
- a CDS encoding SDR family NAD(P)-dependent oxidoreductase has translation MRAIVTGGASGIGLATARLLAARGAAVAVLDLDPAGASDPLLGLKADVTDDTSVRAAVADAVERLGGLDVLVNNAGIGAIGTVEDNPDEQWHRVLDVNVLGIVRTSRAALPHLRKSSHPAIVNTCSIGATAGLPQRALYCASKGAVLSLTLAMAADHVREGVRVNCVNPGTADTPWVGRLLDAADDPEAERAALNARQPLGRLVTADEVAAAIVYLASPAAASVTGTALAVDGGMQGLRLRPVGS, from the coding sequence ATGAGGGCGATCGTCACCGGAGGCGCGTCCGGCATCGGGCTCGCCACGGCCCGGCTGCTGGCCGCCCGGGGCGCCGCGGTGGCCGTCCTCGACCTCGACCCCGCGGGGGCCTCGGACCCCCTGCTCGGACTGAAGGCCGACGTCACCGACGACACCTCCGTACGGGCCGCCGTCGCCGACGCCGTCGAGCGGCTCGGCGGCCTGGACGTCCTCGTCAACAACGCGGGCATCGGCGCCATCGGCACCGTCGAGGACAACCCCGACGAACAGTGGCACCGCGTCCTGGACGTCAACGTCCTCGGCATCGTGCGCACCAGCCGTGCCGCCCTGCCCCACCTGCGGAAATCGTCCCACCCGGCCATCGTCAACACCTGCTCCATCGGCGCCACCGCCGGACTGCCGCAGCGCGCCCTGTACTGCGCCAGCAAGGGCGCCGTGCTGTCGCTGACCCTCGCCATGGCCGCCGACCACGTCCGTGAGGGCGTCCGCGTCAACTGCGTCAACCCCGGCACGGCCGACACCCCCTGGGTCGGCAGGCTCCTCGACGCCGCCGACGACCCCGAGGCCGAGCGCGCCGCCCTCAACGCGCGCCAGCCCCTGGGCCGGCTGGTCACCGCCGACGAGGTCGCCGCCGCCATCGTGTACCTGGCGAGCCCCGCCGCGGCCTCCGTCACCGGCACCGCACTCGCCGTCGACGGCGGCATGCAGGGCCTGCGGCTGCGCCCGGTGGGCTCGTGA
- a CDS encoding energy-coupling factor ABC transporter permease, with amino-acid sequence MHIAEGFLPPAHAIAWGVASAPFVVHGVRALTREVKEHPESTLLLGASGAFTFVLSALKLPSVTGSCSHPTGTGLGAILFRPPIMAVLGTITLLFQALLLAHGGLTTLGANVFSMAIAGPWAGYCIYRLLRRFDVPLMVTVFFGAFVADLVTYCVTSVQLALAFPDPSSGFLGALGKFGSIFAVTQIPLAVSEGLLTVLVMRLLVQSSKGELTRLGVLLTGRRDTTATEAGTEAVAR; translated from the coding sequence ATGCACATAGCCGAGGGTTTCCTTCCTCCGGCGCACGCGATCGCCTGGGGCGTCGCGTCCGCGCCATTCGTCGTCCACGGAGTCCGGGCACTCACCCGTGAGGTGAAGGAGCACCCCGAGAGCACGCTGCTGCTCGGTGCCTCGGGAGCCTTCACCTTCGTCCTGTCGGCGCTGAAGCTGCCGTCGGTCACCGGCAGTTGCTCCCACCCCACCGGTACCGGACTGGGCGCCATCCTGTTCCGGCCCCCGATCATGGCGGTCCTGGGCACCATCACCCTGCTCTTCCAGGCGCTGCTGCTCGCGCACGGCGGCCTGACCACGCTCGGCGCCAACGTCTTCTCGATGGCGATCGCCGGCCCCTGGGCGGGCTACTGCATCTACCGGCTGCTGCGGCGGTTCGACGTGCCGCTGATGGTCACCGTGTTCTTCGGCGCCTTCGTCGCCGACCTGGTCACCTACTGCGTCACCAGCGTGCAGCTGGCGCTCGCGTTCCCCGACCCCAGCAGCGGCTTCCTGGGCGCGCTCGGCAAGTTCGGCTCCATCTTCGCCGTCACCCAGATCCCGCTCGCGGTCAGCGAGGGTCTCCTCACCGTGCTGGTGATGCGTCTGCTGGTGCAGTCCAGCAAGGGTGAACTGACCCGGCTCGGCGTGCTCCTGACCGGCCGGCGTGACACCACCGCGACCGAGGCCGGGACAGAGGCGGTGGCCCGGTGA
- a CDS encoding L-rhamnose mutarotase: MRVALHTKVRADRVQEYEAAHREVPEELTAAIRAAGVSAWTIWRSGTDLFHLLEVEDYPAMIAELEKLPVNIAWQARMADLLAVTHDYSAEGSDAGLPVVWEL, encoded by the coding sequence GTGAGGGTCGCCCTGCACACCAAGGTCCGCGCCGACCGCGTCCAGGAGTACGAGGCGGCCCACCGCGAAGTCCCCGAGGAGCTGACCGCCGCCATCCGCGCCGCCGGGGTGAGCGCCTGGACGATCTGGCGCAGCGGCACCGACCTCTTCCACCTGCTGGAGGTCGAGGACTACCCGGCCATGATCGCCGAGCTGGAGAAACTCCCGGTCAACATCGCCTGGCAGGCCCGCATGGCCGACCTCCTCGCCGTCACCCACGACTACTCGGCGGAGGGCTCCGACGCGGGACTGCCCGTGGTGTGGGAGCTGTGA
- a CDS encoding energy-coupling factor ABC transporter substrate-binding protein — translation MNRNAKINTVLLLLVAALAVLPLALGLGDHKKEPFTGSDAEAETAITEMKPSYEPWFSPLYEPPSGEIESALFALQAALGAGVLAYYFGIHRGRRQGEARARARLDGADGTGTVPTTPVSATATAASTASAATPAAAGAAASPTAFGSTGASASTAASSSTATSAAPTASAPTASASRATKSASGGERPSGGPAEGSPGGRV, via the coding sequence GTGAACCGCAACGCGAAGATCAACACCGTGCTGCTGCTCCTCGTGGCCGCGCTCGCCGTCCTGCCACTGGCCCTCGGCCTCGGCGACCACAAGAAAGAGCCCTTCACGGGCTCGGACGCCGAGGCGGAGACCGCGATCACGGAGATGAAGCCGAGCTACGAGCCCTGGTTCTCCCCTCTCTACGAACCACCGTCCGGTGAGATCGAATCGGCCCTCTTCGCCCTTCAGGCCGCGCTCGGCGCCGGCGTCCTCGCCTACTACTTCGGCATCCACCGGGGCCGGCGCCAGGGCGAGGCGCGGGCCCGGGCGCGGCTGGACGGCGCCGACGGCACCGGAACGGTCCCGACGACACCGGTGAGCGCGACGGCCACGGCGGCCTCCACGGCTTCCGCGGCCACGCCGGCGGCGGCGGGCGCGGCGGCGTCGCCGACCGCATTCGGTTCCACGGGCGCGTCGGCCTCCACAGCCGCATCGTCCTCGACGGCCACGTCGGCTGCCCCGACCGCCTCGGCCCCGACCGCATCGGCTTCCCGGGCCACGAAGTCCGCGTCCGGCGGGGAACGCCCGTCCGGCGGTCCCGCCGAGGGCTCTCCCGGCGGGCGGGTCTGA
- a CDS encoding fumarylacetoacetate hydrolase family protein: MKLLRVGAPTEERPAVRTDDGRLLDLSSVACDIDGAFLASGGVDRARAAVEAGGLPVLDTEGLRIGAPLARPGKIVCVGLNYRDHAAETGAAIPPRPVVFMKDPGTVVGPYDEVLVPRGSVKTDWEVELGVVIGRRARYLEDPEEAADVIAGYVVSHDVSEREFQLEHSSQWDLGKSCETFNPMGPWLVTADEAGDPQDLGLRLSVNGVKRQDGHTGDMIFPVHEIVAYLSRYMVLEPGDVINTGTPAGVALGLPGTPFLRPGDTVELEIDGLGSQRQTFGQA, from the coding sequence GTGAAACTGCTACGCGTCGGCGCCCCGACAGAGGAGCGGCCCGCCGTCCGTACCGACGACGGCCGGCTGCTGGATCTGTCCTCCGTGGCCTGCGACATCGACGGCGCCTTCCTCGCCTCCGGTGGGGTCGACCGCGCCCGCGCCGCCGTCGAGGCGGGCGGACTCCCTGTGCTCGACACCGAGGGCCTGCGGATCGGCGCCCCTCTCGCCCGGCCCGGCAAGATCGTCTGCGTCGGACTGAACTACCGCGACCACGCCGCCGAGACCGGCGCCGCGATCCCGCCCCGCCCCGTCGTGTTCATGAAGGACCCGGGCACGGTCGTCGGCCCCTACGACGAGGTGCTCGTCCCGCGTGGCTCGGTGAAGACCGACTGGGAGGTCGAGCTGGGTGTCGTCATCGGACGCCGGGCCCGCTACCTGGAGGACCCCGAGGAGGCGGCCGACGTGATCGCCGGATACGTGGTCAGCCACGACGTCTCCGAACGCGAGTTCCAGCTGGAACACTCCTCGCAATGGGACCTCGGCAAGTCCTGCGAGACCTTCAACCCGATGGGCCCCTGGCTGGTCACCGCCGACGAGGCCGGCGACCCGCAGGACCTCGGGCTGCGCCTGAGCGTCAACGGCGTCAAGCGCCAGGACGGCCATACCGGCGACATGATCTTCCCCGTCCACGAGATCGTGGCGTACCTCAGCCGGTACATGGTCCTGGAACCCGGCGACGTGATCAACACCGGTACGCCCGCGGGCGTCGCCCTCGGCCTGCCCGGCACCCCCTTCCTCCGCCCCGGTGACACCGTCGAGCTAGAGATCGACGGGCTCGGGAGCCAGCGCCAGACCTTCGGCCAAGCGTGA